The genome window TGTACAGTTCCCCTGCGGCCATGGCAAGCGCGTCCAATTGTTCTGTTTTAGGAAGTTTCATCTTGCGAACCGAATACACGTTCTCACTCTCTCTGTCTACATTGTACTGGAGTGAGAACATGGATGAAAGATGGAATTTGGAGTGCTAAACGCCCTTACCCACCGCTAAAGCAGTGGGGTTGCGGGGGGAGTTTTTTCTGTCAACAAAATAAAAAAACCGGATCATGCCGATCCGGCCACAGCCTGTAGACTGTCATGCCAATCACTGATTTCCGCCAAACAGACGCTTCGGATTTTCCACCAGCATCTTTTGAATGGATGCTTCTGTCACACCCCCTCGCCGGAGCGCCGGCAGGATGTTTTCAAAAAGATGCGTCGGCGTCCAGTGGGCCAGAAGCTTTTTCGCCACCTCATTGGGTGTATAGGGCCGCCCCAGCCAGACGGTAATCGTGTCGTGCGAGAGCATCAGCCGATTGTCGTATCCTGCACCGATCAGGCCGAAGAGGCAGGCCAGACGTTCCTCGTCCATCGGCATCCCCACCACCTTCTGCAGACCGATCCGGTCAAAAGCGATCAACACCCCCTTTTTCAGGGTCCGCAGGTGATAGGAAAGGTCGGTGCTGCCATCCATGTGCCCGATCATGATGCGGCCGGGGTCGGCCCCTTCGGAAATCAGCAGTTCCGCCTGTTCAGGCCCCATCGTTCCCTCCTGGGTATGGGTGATGATCGGCACGCCCGTCTCCCGCTGCACCCGGGCCGCCGCCCGGAAAAACACCTGCTCGTAATCGGTGATTTGACCTTTGCTGGAGGCCAGCTTGATCACGCCTGCCTTGATCCCTGTCCCGGCAATTCCCACGGTGATCTCTGTCATCATCATTTCATACACTTCCTGCTGGATATCGCTGAACGCCCGGCGAAACTTGAAATAGGCGGGCGCCCCTTCGCCTTCATAGTAATATCCGGTGGAACAGACGATCTGCAAACCGCTTCGTTCGGACAGTTCTCTCAGGAATTCAGGGTTTCTGCCCGCCTCATTGGTCGTGGCATCCACCACCGTCTTCACCCCATGGCTTTTCAGCCGCTCAGCCACCGCCAGGCAGGCCTGCATGGCCTCCTCGTGCCGGAACGGCCCCAACGTCACATCCCCCGCATACCCCGGATAACCGAACAGAAAATGCTCATGCATCAGCGTCACACCCAACTGCTCAGGGGAAATCTCCCCCGTCACGGTCCGCACGTTTGGGGTCATGGAGGTCACCTCCTCACTTCGCCTCGCGGCCAAATTCCCGATCCTGCAACACGCGCCAGAGGATCTTACCGCTGCCGCTTTTCGGCAGCTCCTTGATAAACTCCACGACGCGAGGATATTTGTATGCCGCCATCTGCTCCCGGCTCCACTGAATGATGTCCTCCTCCGTCACCTTGCCTTCATATTCCGGCCGTAACACCACAAACGCCTTGACGTTTTCCCCGCGCCGCTCATCAGGGGTGGCCACCACGCAAGCCTCCGCCACCGCAGGGTGTTTGTACAGGACGCTTTCCACCTCAGTCGGCCAGACCTTGAACCCGGATGCGTTGATCATCCGCTTGGCCCGGTCGACGATGAAGAAGTACCCTTCTTCATCATAACGGCCGATATCCCCCGTCCTCAGGAACCGCTTCCCGTCAATCGTGACGAAGGCCTTCTCCGTCTCCTCCGGCTTGTTCCAGTAACCCTTCATCACCTGCGGCCCGCTGACCACGATCTCCCCTTCCTCGCCTGGACCCAGTTCCCGGTCGGTGCCCAGCTCCAGCACCTTGCAATCGGTGTCGGGGGCGGGGACGCCAAGGCACTGCAACTTGGGCCGGTCCGGCGGATTGCTGTGGGTTTGCGAGATGGTTTCCGTCATCCCGTACCCTTCCATATACCGGATCCCCAGCTTCTGAAACAGGCGCTCTCCCACGGCTTCCGGCAGCGGCGCGCCACCGCCGCTGACCGACCTCAGGGAACTCAAATCGTACTGATCCAACTTCGGATTGGCCAGAAAATCCACCACCATCGTGCTGATATTCACCCAGTGGGTGCAACCATACTTCTCGATGCACATGGCCGCCACGTCCCGATCCCAGCGGCTGAGGAGGACAATCGTCGCCCCGACAAAAATCGGGGTATTCATGCAATGCTGCAAACCGGTAACATGAAAGAGAGGAAGGACCGCCAGGCTCACCGCGCTCGGCGCAACGTTGTTCCAATATGCGGCACCCACGATCGTGGCAATCACAGAGGCATGCGTATGGATGCACCCTTTCGGCATCCCGGTGGAACCGGAGGTATAAGGCAACACGGCCCAATCTTCAGACCCCACCTCCAGTTCCGGCACTTGGGCGGCAGAAGACAGAAACTCCCGCCAGGACATCGTCCCCGGAACCGTCCGTTGCGGCGCCCGGACAAAATCCGGCGCCGGAATCTCCGGCTCCTCGTTCAGGTAATCGCGATACGTCACCGTCACCACGTCAAGCGCTCGTATACGATCCTTGATGGCCATGACACGTCCGGCCAGATCCTGCCCGACAAAGATTACTTTGGCGCCGCTGTCCCGCAGCATGTAATCGATTTCATTTTCCAAAAGCATCGGATTGAGCGGCACCACCATGGCATTGGCCCGCAAAATGCCGTAAAAGGCGATGATAAACTGCGGCGCATTCTGCATGTACAGGGCCACCCGGTCCCCTTTTCTCACGCCTTTGGCCGCCAGGCCGGCGGCTACCTGTTCCGCTTCCTGCTTCAACTGCCGATACGAAATCCTGTTTCCGTAATAAATGATGGCCGGTTTGTGCGGA of Bacillus thermozeamaize contains these proteins:
- a CDS encoding phosphotriesterase, yielding MTPNVRTVTGEISPEQLGVTLMHEHFLFGYPGYAGDVTLGPFRHEEAMQACLAVAERLKSHGVKTVVDATTNEAGRNPEFLRELSERSGLQIVCSTGYYYEGEGAPAYFKFRRAFSDIQQEVYEMMMTEITVGIAGTGIKAGVIKLASSKGQITDYEQVFFRAAARVQRETGVPIITHTQEGTMGPEQAELLISEGADPGRIMIGHMDGSTDLSYHLRTLKKGVLIAFDRIGLQKVVGMPMDEERLACLFGLIGAGYDNRLMLSHDTITVWLGRPYTPNEVAKKLLAHWTPTHLFENILPALRRGGVTEASIQKMLVENPKRLFGGNQ
- a CDS encoding long-chain fatty acid--CoA ligase (activates fatty acids by binding to coenzyme A) — translated: MPFDRHFPFWPSRLPKSLDYPQVPLWDFLETSARRYPHKPAIIYYGNRISYRQLKQEAEQVAAGLAAKGVRKGDRVALYMQNAPQFIIAFYGILRANAMVVPLNPMLLENEIDYMLRDSGAKVIFVGQDLAGRVMAIKDRIRALDVVTVTYRDYLNEEPEIPAPDFVRAPQRTVPGTMSWREFLSSAAQVPELEVGSEDWAVLPYTSGSTGMPKGCIHTHASVIATIVGAAYWNNVAPSAVSLAVLPLFHVTGLQHCMNTPIFVGATIVLLSRWDRDVAAMCIEKYGCTHWVNISTMVVDFLANPKLDQYDLSSLRSVSGGGAPLPEAVGERLFQKLGIRYMEGYGMTETISQTHSNPPDRPKLQCLGVPAPDTDCKVLELGTDRELGPGEEGEIVVSGPQVMKGYWNKPEETEKAFVTIDGKRFLRTGDIGRYDEEGYFFIVDRAKRMINASGFKVWPTEVESVLYKHPAVAEACVVATPDERRGENVKAFVVLRPEYEGKVTEEDIIQWSREQMAAYKYPRVVEFIKELPKSGSGKILWRVLQDREFGREAK